TTAGCGGCCATGCCGAGGCGAAGTCAAAAACGTGGTAGTGGCGAAACCGATGTAACCGTACAATTTGACGGGTTAACATTTGTGCCTGGGCATTACGTCTATGCCGATGAGGATGGCATTGTTGTTTGTGAAAAACATCAATCTTTATAAAAAGCGCTCGCCGTAAATTATAAAAATATGAAAAGACATTAAAAATTTTATAAGTAGGTTTCTTCGTACAAAATAATTTTAACTTCAAAATAAACCTATTATTATAATTTAATCAAGAATTATGTGACCTTGATAACACATCACTGTCTTGCAGTTCCCACGTTTCTGTAAAAGGAAAATTACCAATATCATCATGTGCCGCGACGATAACGGTAGCACCTTGTTGCAACATATTTGTAATTAAAGCTTGAGTGAACGTTACGCTATCAGAATCCATATAGGCGGTCGGTTCGTCTAATAAATATAATTTTGCCTGTGCCGCCCATATTCGCGCCATAGCCAAGCGTTGTTGCATCCCTCCTGATAATTCCTGCGCTGACGCACCAGCAACATCAACCAATTCCGATTTTTTCAGTGCTGCTTCCACGACGGTTGCCGACTCACCAGCGTAACGAGCAGCGAAACTTATGTTATCGCGAACGCTACCAATAAACATGTACGGCGTTTGATGCAGGTATGCTACGCTGCGGATGCCATGCTGAGACGGTTTTTGAGAAAGTCCGT
This region of Candidatus Persebacteraceae bacterium Df01 genomic DNA includes:
- a CDS encoding energy-coupling factor ABC transporter ATP-binding protein codes for the protein MSEALLSIRGLKKSYNGRKILSVKTIAAHRGTCVLLRGANGSGKTTLLKIIAGLLRPDSVMTWKFNGLSQKPSQHGIRSVAYLHQTPYMFIGSVRDNISFAARYAGESATVVEAALKKSELVDVAGASAQELSGGMQQRLAMARIWAAQAKLYLLDEPTAYMDSDSVTFTQALITNMLQQGATVIVAAHDDIGNFPFTETWELQDSDVLSRSHNS